In Ciconia boyciana unplaced genomic scaffold, ASM3463844v1 HiC_scaffold_55, whole genome shotgun sequence, one DNA window encodes the following:
- the LOC140645967 gene encoding feather keratin 1-like: MRHATAQALRHATAHIKAGPAPLSLTHFSSRLTPSLPGPLRTTHMACYDLCRPCGPTPLANSCNEPCVRQCEDSRVVIQPSTVVVTLPGPILSSFPQNTTVGSSSSAAVGTVLSSQGVPVSSGAFGYGFGGLGCFSGARGCYPC, from the exons ATGCGTCACGCCACAGCCCAAGCACTGCGTCACGCCACAGCCCA CATAAAAGCCGGCCCGGCACCTCTCTCCCTCACGCACTTCTCCTCACGCCT AACGCCCTCTCTTCCAGGGCCCCTCCGCACCACACACATGGCCTGCTACGACCTCTGCCGCCCCTGCGGACCCACCCCGCTGGCTAACAGCTGCAACGAGCCCTGCGTCAGGCAGTGCGAGGACTCCCGCGTCGTCATCCAGCCTTCCACCGTCGTGGTCACCCTGCcaggacccatcctcagctccttcccacagaacaccACCGTCGGATCCTCCTCATCCGCTGCCGTGGGCACCGTCCTCAGCTCCCAGGGAGTGCCCGTCTCCTCCGGTGCCTTCGGCTACGGCTTCGGAGGCCTGGGCTGCTTCAGCGGCGCAAGAGGCTGCTACCCCTGCTAA
- the LOC140645958 gene encoding feather keratin 1-like, protein MRHATAQALRHATAHIKAGPAPLSLTHFSSRLTPSLPGPLRTTHMACYDLCRPCGPTPLANSCNEPCVRQCEDSRVVIQPSTVVVTLPGPILSSFPQNTTVGSSSSAAVGTVLSSQGVPVSSGAFGYGYGFGGLGCFGGARGCYPC, encoded by the exons ATGCGTCACGCCACAGCCCAAGCACTGCGTCACGCCACAGCCCA CATAAAAGCCGGCCCGGCACCTCTCTCCCTCACGCACTTCTCCTCACGCCT AACGCCCTCTCTTCCAGGGCCCCTCCGCACCACACACATGGCCTGCTACGACCTCTGCCGCCCCTGCGGACCCACCCCGCTGGCTAACAGCTGCAACGAGCCCTGCGTCAGGCAGTGCGAGGACTCCCGCGTCGTCATCCAGCCTTCCACCGTCGTGGTCACCCTGCcaggacccatcctcagctccttcccacagaacaccACCGTCGGATCCTCCTCATCCGCTGCCGTGGGCACCGTCCTCAGCTCCCAGGGAGTGCCCGTCTCCTCCGGTGCCTTCGGCTACGGCTACGGCTTCGGAGGCCTGGGCTGCTTCGGCGGCGCAAGAGGCTGCTACCCCTGCTAA
- the LOC140645966 gene encoding feather keratin 1-like has translation MRHATAQALRHATAHIKAGPAPLSLTHFSSRLTPSLPGPLRTTHMACYDLCRPCGPTPLANSCNEPCVRQCEDSRVVIQPSTVVVTLPGPILSSFPQNTTVGSSSSAAVGTVLSSQGVPVSSGAFGCGFGGLGCFSGARGCYPC, from the exons ATGCGTCACGCCACAGCCCAAGCACTGCGTCACGCCACAGCCCA CATAAAAGCCGGCCCGGCACCTCTCTCCCTCACGCACTTCTCCTCACGCCT AACGCCCTCTCTTCCAGGGCCCCTCCGCACCACACACATGGCCTGCTACGACCTCTGCCGCCCCTGCGGACCCACCCCGCTGGCTAACAGCTGCAACGAGCCCTGCGTCAGGCAGTGCGAGGACTCCCGCGTCGTCATCCAGCCTTCCACCGTCGTGGTCACCCTGCcaggacccatcctcagctccttcccacagaacaccACCGTCGGATCCTCCTCATCCGCTGCCGTGGGCACCGTCCTCAGCTCCCAGGGAGTGCCCGTCTCCTCCGGTGCCTTCGGCTGCGGCTTCGGAGGCCTGGGCTGCTTCAGCGGCGCAAGAGGCTGCTACCCCTGCTAA